The Candidatus Nanohalovita haloferacivicina region GCGCAACCTGGGATCGTACGGATAGGATGCTGGAACGTAAAGAGGCTGATGGAGAAGTTGAGTGGAGAGATGGCGAACCTCACTTTGCAGGCCGGCATATGATTCACGAAGATACAGATATTGATGGCGGAGTTTATCTTGGCAGTGGAGAAAGAGAGGCCATCGTTGTTGATTCCGAGAAGTACGATGAAGTTGACAGAATGTATCAAAAGGCCAGAAGTAAGGCAACAGATTCCACAGGAAATGTGAACAAGAATTTTGCCCTTAATGCGGTTCACGAGGTAGCTATGGAAGAGTTTACTCCGTCCGAAGAAAATATGGACAGGCTTGTTGACATGTACGGAGACATTACTGACGAAGATATTGATTCCGAGAGAGACATGAGAGATGAGGCCTATCTTTCCAGTAAGATTGCAGAACATTACGGAGTTCAGAACGATGGAAAGATCGCTCTGGATGTTTTCGCGAAAGAAGGAGTTGGTGTCTGCCGTCACAGAGCTCTGGCTGCTGGAGCAATGATTGAAAAGTTCCAGGAAGACGGAGTACTGACCGGAGAAGTAAGCGTGGACAGAAACTCACGCGGAAGATACGGTCACGCATGGGTCAGATACGAGAACTCAGCTGGCGAAGCCTTCGTGATAGATCCAATGCAGGACACTATCGGGCGTCTTGAAGATACAGAAGACGCAGCCTGGGACTACGAAAGACCAGAGGACAACATTTGATCCTCTTTTCTTTCAAATTCTATTTTCTGGCCTTCCTCTATTTGCAGTTCTTCAAAGCTTTCAAGCAGGTAACGGTAAGGCCTTCCCGGAGAGTACACTTTCCACGTTTTCGGATTGGGTGTCCAGGGCATTGCTTTCTGGATGTCGATGACTTCTTTTTCCGAGTTCATGAAGTAGAGATGTAGAGGTTTTCTGACCAGCATCATGTCTATTGAGGCCCTTGTGTCTCGAGAGAATGTGAACAGCATTTTTCCTTCTGTACGAAATGACAGGCCTCTGGCCTTTTTCAGGAATGAATCTGCTACCTCTACTTCATGTTGTTCTCCGTTGATTTCGATCTTCATGCAAAAAGTATTTGCGTTTGAGCGGTTAATTGTTTGGTATGGACGAAGAAGAATTGAAGAAGAGGCTTTCAGAGGAAGAGTACAGGATTTTACGTGAGAGCGGTACAGAAGCTCCTGGTACCGGAGAGTTTCTGAATCACAGTGAGGCCGGAGTTTATCGGTGTAAGGCCTGCGGCCAGAAACTATTTCAGTCAGATGACAAGTTCGACTCCGATAGATGGCCTAGCTTCAAGGATGCGATCATGGACAATATAGAGTTGAAGAAAGATCTTAGCCATGGAATGAACCGTGTAGAAGTATGCTGTTCGGGCTGTGGATCTCACTTGGGCCATGTATTCGATGATGGGCCTGAGCCTACAGGCAAGAGATACTGCATTAACTCGAAGGCCCTGGATTTTGAGGAAGAGAATTGAAAGCCACCTTGTGTGGCTTATTGCGTGTGAATCTGAGCGTAACCAGTTCGCCCTCACAGGGATTTGAACCCTGGATCTGCACCTCCGCAAGGTGCCGTCTTTCCACTAGACCATGAGGGCCTGTATTGGTTTAAGTAGGCTATTTTTAAAACCGGTTCGAGAGGGTAGTGCAAACCTTTTTAACAACCTTCGTCATTAAACGTTTCTGTAGTGGTTTATCATGCTGAAAAAATACATTCAGAAGATCAAGGACAAGCTAGGCCTTTAGAGTTGGTTTAGTGGTCTGAGAACTATTTTAGGGTTTTAACCCTTCTTTTTTCTCTCCATTCTTGTTTTAACTTTTTCTTTCGTATTTGGTTTCTAGGTGACTTTAAATGGGAAAGATTTCATGTGTTTACAAGATTATGCCGGAAGATGATGAAACCGATCTAGAGGATATTAAGAAGCAGGTTCAGGAATTGCTGGATGTTCAGGATATCGGTGAGGAGAATGTTGCTTTCGGTTTGAAGGCTGTAAAGGTTTCTTGCATTACTACTGATGAGGAAGGCGGAACTGATTCCGTTGAGGAGAAGCTTGAACAGCTTGATAACGTTCAGAGTTATGAGCTTGAGCACTTTGACAAGCTTTAGGCTTGTTGCTCTTTCATATTTATTTTTCTATTCGAATGTTCTTTCTCCGCCGTTGCATACCGCGCAGCCATTCTCTTTCTTGTGTTCCTGACATACGTTAGCGCCGCATACCTCACAGCTTGTGACAGCTTTCTTTTTCTGGCAGTAGTCGCAGAGGCCTTCCATAGTTAGTGTTTAAACTTTGAAGATTAATTGGTTTTTTGTTATGGGAGTTAACCTTGGAGAACTGGTTGAGAGCGAGGAAATAAGTTTTGCAGATTTAAACGATAAAGAGATAGCGATCGATGCTATGAATACCTTGTACCAGTTTCTCTCTATTATCCGTCAGCGAGACGGTACTCCACTGAAGGATTCGTCCGGAGAAGTTACTTCTCATCTTTCAGGCCTCTTCTACAGAAACATTAATCTCCTTGACAATAATATCAGGCCTGTCTTCGTTTTTGACGGCGAGGCTCCTGATCTCAAGGAGAAAGAGACCACGCAGAGAAGGAAGAAGCGGGAAGAGGCCCGTGAGGAGTGGAAGAAGTTGAAGGATGAGGGCAAGGTTTCTGAGGCTTACAGTAAGGCCACTCAATCGAGTAAGTTGACTGGTGATATGATTAAGGAGTCGAAGAGGCTTCTTGATGCTATGGGTATTCCCTATGTTCAGGCTCCTAGCGAGGGCGAGGCCCAGACAGCTTACATGACTCATGAAGATTATCCTGGTAGTATCTATGCTGCGGGTTCTCAGGACTGGGATTCTCTGCTTTTTGGCGCTGAGAAGATGGTGAAGAATCTTACTACAAGAAAGACTCGGAAGACCTCTGGTGGAGGTAGAAAGGAGATTTCCACAGAGCTAATCAGGCTTGATAGTGTTCTTGAGCAGCTTGAAGTCTCTCAGGAAGAGCTGATCTGGATGGGAGTTCTGATGGGCACGGATTTCAACCCTGATGGAGTACATGGTATCGGGCCTAAGACCGCTCTAAAGCTTGTTAAAAAGTATAATTCCTGGGATAAGCTGTTTGAAGACGATAAGGTTGAGTGGGAGTCGGATAACGATCCGGAGACAATTATTGAGTTTTTCAAGAATCCTCCTGTTGAGGATATCGAGTATGAGTTCGGTGATCCTGATGAGGAGAAGATTAAGGAGATTCTCGTGGATGACCACGATTTCTCCGAAGATAGAGTAGAATCAGGCCTGAAAGACCTTTCCAACGCGTTGAGTTCGCGTCAGTCAGGCCTTGATAGCTTTACCTAGTTTACTGGCTTCTGTAGTCTTTCAGTATAAGCTCCATCATTTCTCCAAGTTCTTGGTATCCCTGTCTGATGTCTTCGATTGCTTCTTCCTGTCTTTCCATTTCGTTTACTATGGCCTCAATGTCCGACTGTTCTACTGCCTGATCTTCAAGTTGTGAGATTCTTTCTCTAAGTTTTGACGTTCTGGAGTTCTGTTTCTTCTCCACATTCTGAATCTTTCTTTCCAGGTTGCTGCCGCCCTTGCTCTGTGTCTTGGCTAATTTCTCTACATTTCTGTTCAGTGATTCAACAAGTTCTGCGAACCTGTCCTGATCTTCTTCGCTCTCTTCGTCCGCAGATTGGAGTTCCTGATATTCTTCTTCCGATAGAAGTTTGAGATTTGCTAGGTCGTCAAAGTCGTTGAAGATCCAGCTGAAATCCGCCACCATGCCTTTTAGCTGGTCAACTTCCTCTCTAAGTTTTGTAACATCCTGATCCTCGACTTCTTCCTCAATTTTTTCCAAGTTTGTCTTTACGTTTTCAAGATCTACTCTTAGTTCATCTACAGCATCTTGATCATCGGTTGACTGTGAAAGTTCGTCAAGTCTCTCAACCACATCATCTACTCTTTCTGAAATCTCTACTATGTCTTCTTCGAGGCCCTCTACTTCATTCTCTGATTCTGCTTCTTCCAGTCTTTCCTCAAGGTCTGAGAGTCTTTCTTTGAGCTCTTCGTTATCTGTGTTTTCCTCTACTTCCGATACTTTCTGCTCTATTTCCTCGCTGATCTCGGTCTTGAACTCCTCCAGGTCGTTCTTCAGTTCCTGAATTTCTTCGTCATCCTCATCTGCGACGTTCTCAACTCTTTCCTCCAGATCATGTAGCTGGTCCTCAAAATCATTATTTTTGAGTTCTTCAAGCTCTTCTCTGATTTCCTCTATTTCTTCTGAGAAGTCTTTGTCGGAAATCTGTTCTTCCAGTTCGTCAAGTCTTTCCTCAAGGCCTTCTACATCTGCTGATGAGGCCTCTTCCAATTTTTCTTCCAGATCTTCGATCTTTCTTTCATTATTATCTCTTATTTCATTGATGAGATCTGTTTTCTCTGCAATTCTGTCTTTTACTTCGTTTAATTCTGTCCTGAGTTCTTCAAGTTCTTTTTCATCTTCTATATCGGAGATTCTTGATCTGAGAGAATCAAATTTTTCTTCGAAGTTTTCCTCTATTTCTTCGACTTCCTCCTTTACTCCTTCATCTGTATCTTCATCTATCTGGGCCTCCAGTTCTTCTATAGTATCAAGTTCTTCTTCAAGTTCATCAATTTTTGATTCAAGGCCTTCTACTTCGTTGTCTGAGTTTACTTCTTCGAGGTGGGCCTCCATTTCCTCTATCCTCTGTTCTATTTTCTCGAATCTTTCGCTGTCGAAGTCCTGTTCTACTTCTTTTTCGGCCTCTTCGTCTTGGACCTCCTCTTCAGTTTCTTCATCTGCTTCTGATTCTTCTTCAGATTCATTGTCATCTTCTGCATCTTCTGTTTCTTTTTCTTCGTCTGAGGAGTCGCTTCCGTCGAAAAGTGTGTTGTCATCTTCTGTTTCTTCTTCCTGGCTTTCCACGTCTTCTTCGGCGTCTGAGCTGTCGAAAAGTGTTTCCTGGTTGTCTTCCTGTTCCTCTACTTCTTTCTCTTCTGTTTCCAGTAGTGTTTCCTCTTCTTCAGAATTGTCTTGTTCGTTGTCTCCTCCGAAAATTACGTCTTCAGCCATTTTGTTACCACTTAATACCTACAAGTGATCAAAAAGTTAAAAGCCTTTTTTAACCTGTCAAGAACAACATCAACCTACAGTTCTGGAGAGAGCTGTCTTAAGAATCTCTGATATACGTGCAACGTCCGCTCTGAGCTCGTCAAGCTCCTGTTCATTGTCATGCATCCTTCTCTCTAGCTGAGCGAATTCCTCGTCAAGGCCTTCCCATAGTTCGTCAAGTTTCTCATCTGACACTTCTTCGCCGCCAGAGGCCTCTTTGATTTCGTCAATTTCCTGTTTCAGATCCATTAATTCGCGTTCGAACTCGTTGATTCTTTCGGAAGTGCTTGAAGACTCTAACTTGTCTACTTCTGCTCTGATAGCTTCAACCTGTTCAGAGAGGTCTTTCTCCTGACCTTCGTTATTGAATACCTCTACTTCCAGTTCTTCCAATCTCTTGTTGAGTTCATTGAGCTTTCCATCGAGCGTGCTTCTGGAGACAGCGTCCATGTCGGAGAGGTTTCTCCTTACGTTCTCGATGTTTTGCTCGATTTCCTGCATAGAAACTGGTTTGTTGGCGTTGTTAATAAATTCAATCAACGCGAATATTCAGGTATGAAACCAGTACTTCTAGTGGTTATGGATGGAGTAGGCCTCAGGAAAGAGACCGAAGGCAATGCTTTCAAACAGGCGGACACACCAAATCTTGGAAAACTTATGGCTAGGAAAGGGTTCGCCAAGCTAGAGGCATCCGGCCCGGCTGTAGGACTGCCTGAAGGTTATACAGGCAACTCTGAGGTAGGCCATCTGCACCTAGGAGCTGGTCGAAGAATCGATCAACGACTCACCAGAATAAACAATGCTATTGAGAACGACGAACTTCGGGATAAAGAAGCTTTGAAAGAGGCCCTGGAGAGAGCTGAGGAAAATAATACTACTGTGCATTTTGCAGGGATTATCTCTGACGGCGGTATTCACGGCCATATCGATCATTTGAAGGCCTTGCTTGAGATCGCTTCGGAGTATGATGTTGATGTCAAAGTTCACTGCTTTACAGATGGAAGGGATGTTTCTCCGAAGTCTGCTGAGAAGTTTATTGAGATGATTGAATGCTGGACTTCCGAGTTTGGTGGTGAGATTGCTACCGTTATGGGCCGTTACTACTCTATGGATCGTGATCATAACTGGGATCGTACCTATAAGGCTTACAGAGCTATGGCTCTGGGAGAGGGCTTCGAGTTCTCTGATCCACGCGAGGCCCTGAAGGAGACCTATGATGACGGAGATTACGACTACTTTGTCATTCCTTCGATCGCGGAAAGTTATGAGGGTATGAGCGATGATGACGAGGTTGTTTTCTATAATTTCAGGGCTGATAGGGAGAGGCAGATCGAGGAGGAGCTTGTTGCAGATGTCGATCCCGATGACAACGAGGAACCTGTCCACCCTAATTTCACCTCAATGTTCCAGTACGAGCATGAGATCGACAACCCTGCTATCTTCGAGAAGAAGATTGTTGAGGGAACTCTTGGGGAGAAGATTGAGGAGGCTGGTCTTTCACAGCTGCGTGTAGCAGAATCTCAGAAAAGGCCTCACGTTACTTTCTTCTTCAATGGTCAGAGAGAGCTTGAGTTTGAGCACGAAGAGCGCCACTTTGTCGAGTCCGATAAAATCAAGGCCTATGATCAGAAGCCAGAGATGCATGCCGACGATATCTGTGATGTGGTGCTTGAGGCCCTGGATAAAGGTGAGAAGGACTTTATTTTGCTGAATTTTGCTAACTGCGACTTGGTAGGCCATACCGGAGATCTTGATGCAGCTATTACCGCTGTTGAGACTGTAGACAGAAATATTGGCCGTTTAGTTGAGAAAGTTCAGGATACCGAGTATTCAATGTTGATTACCGCTGATCATGGCAACTGCGAGAACATGGGTACAGAGGACAGCCCTAATACATCTCACAGCTTGAATCCTGTGCCTTTAATCGGCGTAGATATGGATAAAGAGTTGACTGATGGGGAAATATGGAAGGTTGAGAATATTCTGGAGGATCTGTTGCTCTAGCATGCAGGTGCCGATGGCCAGCTGTCAGTACATTCTGAGGCGGTATCAGTCTTGATTGTGGAGGCTCTTCCTGTGTCTCCTGCGCAGTAGGCGTCTTCCCACTTTGTTTTTTGAAGATCGCAGCGGGCATCGGTTGACTGGTTATCTGTGAAAGAAATAAAGTCAGTGGATTGGCCATTGAGCACGAAAAGAACTGCTAGAGCAGTTACCGTGATCACTGCTGCAGCCATTATGAGCTCAAGGACCATGTCCATTTTTTAATCAACTCTTAGCAAGAGTCCATTACTTGCCATCCGTTGGCACCGGAGTATTCAGGGTTGTCGCTTGTAACACATACTTCTGCGGATTGCCAGTCGCTAATACCGTTTGAAGTTGCATCGGCACCTCTAACTGTATCTGTTATTGGATTACCGTCGTTAGACAGACAGGTGCTCGGTAGCGAGAAGTCATCTCCCTGAACGCTGCCTGCAAGCTGGTTACTCATTGAGGTAGTACAGGCATTTGTGCTTGTACTGGATGCGAAGTTTCCTAGCGTTCCTTGAGTTGTGAATGTGAGGGCCATTGAGACCATCATTAGTACTGCTGCTGCAATTATTAGCCATAGAACCTGTGAAAGGCCTTTACGTTTCATAACTAACTTGTTGGTTAGGCCTGTATAAAAATACTTGGAAATTAGCTTCGCTTTGAAACAGAGATAAATAGAAAGAAAATAGAGAGTATATTTGCTCTCTAAGGCTGTGAGAGATCGATCTGGATGCTGGAAACGTTTAGCTGGTCTCCTTCATCTGTTTCGATTTCATCTGTTCCTATTGAGATGTCTTCGATTTCTGCGTCTTCAACGAACCTGTCTCTTACAATTTCAGCTACGTCTACTGCTCTGCTGATTGCTTTACCTCTTGCTTTGACGTGTACTGTTTCGTGGCCTTCGCTAAATTGAGTTACAACTGCTAGAACGTAACTCATTGCAGGCTTGGATCCTACGTATACTGTGTTGTCGTCTTCTTGTTCTTCTGGCACTAGTAATCACCTGTACTTATTATTGGAAGCTAGAAATTTAAATTAGATAGGTCTAGTCATCGGTGAAATCGTGGTTGTAAGGGTCGACTATGAATTCCATGTATCTTTTTCCAGAGTTAACAGGTACTTTTGAGAACTTATCCTTTAACACCAGCTTTAGATTTGATTTCTGCACAGTTAGAGTAACTTTAGCCTGATCTTCCCAGTCATAGCACGTGCCATTTGTGCTGGCGCAGCACGAGCCAACGTCATTTCTAGTCTTATGTGTTTGTTTAACGGAAAAATTGTTTGAAGTAGCGCCGTAGTCTAAATTCTGGCTAGGCCCTTTCAAGACTACTTCATCATACACCATATCTTTGTAATTTGTGCCAGAGGAAATCACGTTGTAGACCCCCTCATTAACTTTTTGGTTAGCGCTTGACAGAGCATTATCTTCCGCAGTTGAGAAATCACTGTGGCCTATAGAGCATTGTTTTGTGCTCTTGCCGACATATTTATCGACAGACTGCCAATTATCATAAATCTGATAAAGCGTTCTGTTAGCTTCTTCAGCCATTTTAAGATATCTGTTTCCAGTAGCATCGAATTCAAGATTTAGGAAAGAGTCATTTGCTTTGTACATTGTCTGTCCATCCGGCAGATCACAGTTAACCTGTATCGGGTTTGCGGCAAAAATATTGCCTTTTAGGGAGTAAGGATTTTCTTCGAACCAGACTCCAAGACTGTAGTCAGGCCTTTCACATCTTCCTGCCTGGCCGGAAGTTACCATATTGTTTAGAT contains the following coding sequences:
- the albA gene encoding DNA-binding protein Alba, which translates into the protein MPEEQEDDNTVYVGSKPAMSYVLAVVTQFSEGHETVHVKARGKAISRAVDVAEIVRDRFVEDAEIEDISIGTDEIETDEGDQLNVSSIQIDLSQP
- a CDS encoding DUF192 domain-containing protein; translated protein: MKIEINGEQHEVEVADSFLKKARGLSFRTEGKMLFTFSRDTRASIDMMLVRKPLHLYFMNSEKEVIDIQKAMPWTPNPKTWKVYSPGRPYRYLLESFEELQIEEGQKIEFERKEDQMLSSGLS
- the msrB gene encoding peptide-methionine (R)-S-oxide reductase MsrB — protein: MDEEELKKRLSEEEYRILRESGTEAPGTGEFLNHSEAGVYRCKACGQKLFQSDDKFDSDRWPSFKDAIMDNIELKKDLSHGMNRVEVCCSGCGSHLGHVFDDGPEPTGKRYCINSKALDFEEEN
- a CDS encoding elongation factor 1-beta translates to MGKISCVYKIMPEDDETDLEDIKKQVQELLDVQDIGEENVAFGLKAVKVSCITTDEEGGTDSVEEKLEQLDNVQSYELEHFDKL
- the gpmI gene encoding 2,3-bisphosphoglycerate-independent phosphoglycerate mutase, with translation MKPVLLVVMDGVGLRKETEGNAFKQADTPNLGKLMARKGFAKLEASGPAVGLPEGYTGNSEVGHLHLGAGRRIDQRLTRINNAIENDELRDKEALKEALERAEENNTTVHFAGIISDGGIHGHIDHLKALLEIASEYDVDVKVHCFTDGRDVSPKSAEKFIEMIECWTSEFGGEIATVMGRYYSMDRDHNWDRTYKAYRAMALGEGFEFSDPREALKETYDDGDYDYFVIPSIAESYEGMSDDDEVVFYNFRADRERQIEEELVADVDPDDNEEPVHPNFTSMFQYEHEIDNPAIFEKKIVEGTLGEKIEEAGLSQLRVAESQKRPHVTFFFNGQRELEFEHEERHFVESDKIKAYDQKPEMHADDICDVVLEALDKGEKDFILLNFANCDLVGHTGDLDAAITAVETVDRNIGRLVEKVQDTEYSMLITADHGNCENMGTEDSPNTSHSLNPVPLIGVDMDKELTDGEIWKVENILEDLLL
- the fen gene encoding flap endonuclease-1; its protein translation is MGVNLGELVESEEISFADLNDKEIAIDAMNTLYQFLSIIRQRDGTPLKDSSGEVTSHLSGLFYRNINLLDNNIRPVFVFDGEAPDLKEKETTQRRKKREEAREEWKKLKDEGKVSEAYSKATQSSKLTGDMIKESKRLLDAMGIPYVQAPSEGEAQTAYMTHEDYPGSIYAAGSQDWDSLLFGAEKMVKNLTTRKTRKTSGGGRKEISTELIRLDSVLEQLEVSQEELIWMGVLMGTDFNPDGVHGIGPKTALKLVKKYNSWDKLFEDDKVEWESDNDPETIIEFFKNPPVEDIEYEFGDPDEEKIKEILVDDHDFSEDRVESGLKDLSNALSSRQSGLDSFT